The following proteins are co-located in the bacterium genome:
- a CDS encoding metallophosphoesterase family protein: MRYAIFSDVHANLEALEAVLAEAGSGRPDAYVCLGDVVGYGPDPNECAARVRDLGAATVAGNHDRAALGAVDLDTFSALARAAIEWTQTVLLAETRTWLAALPLRRDIAGGLAVHGSPRDPIEEYILDLPAALANFSAAAFTCCFVGHTHIPGAFVLEPDGRVGTVTLPPGSPVRLRPDARYIVNVGSVGQPRDGDPRASYLILDADAGTVTLRRVSYALATTQAKMAARDLPSVLAQRLALGR, encoded by the coding sequence ATGCGGTACGCGATTTTCTCCGATGTCCACGCGAACCTGGAGGCGCTCGAGGCCGTCCTGGCCGAGGCCGGGTCGGGGCGGCCGGACGCGTACGTGTGCCTCGGCGACGTCGTAGGGTACGGCCCCGACCCCAACGAGTGCGCGGCCCGCGTGCGCGACCTGGGTGCCGCCACGGTGGCCGGGAATCACGACCGGGCGGCGCTCGGTGCGGTCGATCTCGACACGTTCAGCGCGCTCGCACGCGCCGCGATCGAGTGGACCCAGACCGTGCTCCTCGCCGAGACGCGGACGTGGCTTGCCGCGCTGCCGCTCCGGCGGGATATCGCCGGCGGCCTCGCGGTCCACGGCAGCCCGCGCGATCCGATCGAGGAGTACATCCTCGATCTGCCCGCCGCGCTCGCGAACTTCTCTGCCGCCGCGTTCACGTGCTGTTTCGTCGGCCATACGCACATCCCGGGCGCATTCGTTCTCGAACCCGACGGCAGGGTCGGCACCGTGACGCTGCCTCCGGGCTCGCCGGTCCGGCTGAGGCCGGACGCCCGCTACATCGTCAACGTGGGCAGCGTGGGCCAGCCCCGCGACGGCGATCCGCGCGCGTCCTACTTGATCCTCGACGCCGACGCGGGAACGGTTACCCTGCGGCGTGTTTCGTACGCGCTCGCGACGACGCAGGCCAAGATGGCCGCCCGCGACCTTCCTTCGGTGCTCGCGCAGCGGCTCGCGCTCGGGCGGTGA
- the hisIE gene encoding bifunctional phosphoribosyl-AMP cyclohydrolase/phosphoribosyl-ATP diphosphatase HisIE, which translates to MREADAVTFDAAGLVMAVAQDAATGAVLMVAHMNREALERTLATGQAWYWSRSRRRLWRKGEESGHTQRVRAVRMDCDGDALVLAVDQVGPACHTGHATCFYRSLVLEDGRVRAVEAPPGAASAERAGPAAAPAPSDRAAAGASGPEILGELAAVLVDRRREPRAGSYTSGLFAEGLARLNEKVMEEAAEVTRAARKETPSRLVEETADLWFHILVLLVYQGVDPARVFGELAKRRR; encoded by the coding sequence ATGCGTGAAGCCGATGCCGTGACCTTCGATGCGGCCGGCCTGGTCATGGCGGTGGCGCAGGACGCCGCGACCGGCGCCGTCCTGATGGTGGCGCACATGAACCGGGAGGCGCTGGAGCGAACCCTCGCCACCGGGCAGGCGTGGTACTGGAGCCGCAGCCGACGGCGCCTGTGGCGCAAGGGAGAGGAATCGGGGCACACGCAGCGTGTGCGCGCCGTCAGGATGGACTGCGACGGGGACGCCCTGGTGCTGGCCGTGGACCAGGTCGGGCCGGCCTGCCACACCGGTCACGCGACCTGTTTCTATAGAAGCCTCGTCCTCGAAGACGGCAGGGTCCGCGCGGTCGAAGCGCCGCCCGGCGCCGCCAGCGCCGAACGCGCTGGCCCCGCCGCCGCGCCGGCGCCCAGCGACCGCGCAGCGGCCGGGGCGTCCGGTCCGGAGATCCTCGGGGAGCTGGCCGCGGTCCTCGTCGACCGGCGGCGCGAGCCCCGGGCCGGGTCGTACACCTCCGGTCTCTTCGCCGAGGGGCTGGCGCGTTTGAACGAGAAGGTCATGGAAGAGGCCGCCGAAGTGACCCGCGCGGCGCGAAAGGAGACACCCTCGAGGCTCGTCGAGGAAACGGCGGACCTGTGGTTTCACATCTTGGTGCTGCTCGTCTATCAGGGCGTCGACCCGGCGCGTGTGTTCGGCGAGCTGGCGAAACGCCGGCGCTGA
- the hisF gene encoding imidazole glycerol phosphate synthase subunit HisF, with translation MLVRRVIPCLDVTEGRVVKGTSFVNLRDAGDPVELATLYDREGADELVFLDITASHEGRGIMEDVVRKTAEVLTIPFTVGGGLRTVADLRRMLRAGADKVGINTAAVQRPDVIREAALQFGSQCVVIAIDARRVGPDRWEVYVHGGRTPTGLDAVGWAQRAAALGAGELLLTSMDEDGHEDGYDVELTRAVTRAVRIPVIASGGAGTPQHLLDAIVEADADAVLAASIFHYRKYSIAAVKTFMADHGVPVRPVEGV, from the coding sequence ATGCTGGTGCGCCGCGTGATCCCCTGCCTGGACGTCACGGAGGGCCGTGTCGTCAAAGGGACGAGCTTCGTGAACCTCCGTGACGCCGGGGACCCGGTCGAGCTCGCGACACTGTACGACCGCGAGGGCGCGGACGAGCTGGTGTTCCTGGACATCACCGCGAGCCACGAGGGCCGGGGGATCATGGAGGACGTCGTGCGGAAGACCGCCGAAGTGCTCACGATCCCGTTCACCGTGGGGGGAGGGCTCCGGACCGTCGCCGACCTGCGCCGCATGCTGCGGGCGGGCGCCGACAAGGTGGGCATCAACACCGCCGCCGTGCAGCGCCCCGATGTGATCCGCGAGGCGGCGCTCCAGTTCGGCAGCCAGTGCGTGGTGATCGCGATCGACGCCCGGCGCGTGGGCCCCGATCGGTGGGAGGTGTACGTGCACGGCGGGCGCACCCCGACGGGCCTGGACGCGGTGGGGTGGGCCCAGCGCGCGGCCGCCCTCGGCGCGGGGGAGTTGCTGCTGACGAGCATGGACGAGGACGGACACGAGGACGGGTACGACGTCGAGCTGACCCGCGCGGTGACGCGGGCGGTGCGGATTCCGGTGATCGCGTCGGGAGGCGCCGGGACCCCGCAGCACCTCCTCGACGCCATCGTGGAGGCGGACGCGGACGCCGTGCTCGCGGCCTCGATTTTCCACTATCGCAAATACAGTATCGCCGCGGTCAAGACGTTCATGGCGGACCACGGGGTGCCCGTGCGTCCGGTGGAGGGAGTCTGA
- the hisA gene encoding 1-(5-phosphoribosyl)-5-[(5-phosphoribosylamino)methylideneamino]imidazole-4-carboxamide isomerase, giving the protein MLVLPSVDIRGGRCVRLIQGAADRERVYGDDPVAAALRWQHAGAAWVHVVDLDGAFDGRPGNEGTIIRLIRALRVPVEVGGGIRDLATIERYLAEGAARVILGTMAATSPELLRDACARFGDRIAVGIDARGGAVVTQGWVTTTGEPALEAATRVTGAGARRIIYTDTGRDGMLDGPNLAAFEAMLGVANVPVIASGGVASAADVRRLRALEARGLEGVIVGRALYEGRASLEDLLAAAA; this is encoded by the coding sequence GTGCTGGTGCTTCCTTCCGTTGACATTCGCGGCGGGCGGTGCGTGCGCCTGATCCAGGGGGCGGCCGATCGGGAGCGGGTGTACGGCGACGATCCCGTCGCGGCCGCGCTTCGCTGGCAGCACGCAGGCGCCGCGTGGGTGCATGTCGTCGACCTGGACGGGGCGTTCGACGGGCGACCCGGCAACGAGGGGACGATCATCCGCCTGATCCGCGCGCTTCGCGTCCCCGTCGAGGTCGGCGGAGGCATCCGCGACCTCGCGACGATCGAGCGCTATCTCGCGGAGGGCGCCGCCCGCGTCATCCTGGGGACGATGGCCGCGACGTCCCCGGAGCTGCTCCGGGACGCGTGCGCGCGGTTCGGCGACCGCATCGCGGTCGGCATCGATGCGCGAGGCGGGGCGGTGGTGACGCAGGGGTGGGTGACCACGACCGGTGAACCCGCGCTCGAGGCGGCGACGCGGGTCACCGGCGCGGGCGCGCGGCGGATCATCTACACGGACACCGGCCGCGACGGCATGCTCGACGGTCCGAACCTGGCCGCGTTCGAGGCGATGCTCGGCGTCGCGAACGTGCCGGTGATCGCGTCGGGCGGCGTCGCCTCGGCCGCCGACGTGCGCCGCCTGCGGGCGCTCGAGGCCCGAGGGCTCGAAGGCGTGATCGTTGGCCGGGCGCTGTACGAGGGGCGGGCGAGCCTCGAGGACTTGCTCGCCGCGGCGGCCTGA
- the hisH gene encoding imidazole glycerol phosphate synthase subunit HisH, whose amino-acid sequence MIAIVDYGAGNLHSIRQALLRLGLDARVVETPQGLESMTALVVPGDGAFGPAVARLRALGWAERIAEHVRAGRPFLGVCLGMQLLFDESEEDGLHLGLGVLPGRVVRLPEAVKVPHMGWNQLRVERPSPLLAGIASGAYVYFVHSYHVAPADAGLVAATTSYGGDIAAVVGRDNLWATQFHPEKSGPVGVRMLQNVARWVAGAGASFR is encoded by the coding sequence GTGATCGCGATCGTCGACTACGGCGCCGGCAACCTGCACAGCATCCGCCAGGCGCTTCTGCGGCTCGGGCTCGACGCGAGGGTCGTGGAGACCCCGCAGGGGCTCGAGTCGATGACCGCGCTCGTCGTCCCCGGGGACGGCGCGTTTGGCCCGGCGGTCGCGCGGCTGCGCGCGCTCGGGTGGGCGGAGCGGATCGCCGAGCACGTGCGCGCGGGTCGGCCGTTCCTCGGCGTGTGTCTCGGGATGCAGTTGCTGTTCGACGAGAGCGAGGAGGATGGGCTCCATCTGGGCCTCGGTGTGCTGCCCGGGCGCGTCGTCCGGCTGCCGGAGGCCGTCAAGGTGCCGCACATGGGCTGGAACCAGCTGCGGGTCGAGCGTCCGTCGCCCCTGCTCGCGGGCATCGCCAGCGGAGCGTACGTGTACTTCGTGCACTCCTACCACGTCGCACCCGCGGACGCCGGGCTCGTCGCGGCCACCACGTCGTACGGCGGCGACATCGCCGCCGTGGTCGGCCGGGATAACCTCTGGGCGACGCAGTTCCACCCCGAGAAGTCCGGGCCCGTCGGCGTGCGGATGCTCCAAAACGTTGCGAGGTGGGTCGCCGGTGCTGGTGCTTCCTTCCGTTGA
- the hisB gene encoding imidazoleglycerol-phosphate dehydratase HisB has product MSRRGRVVRETGETRVDAAWAVDGTGRSDIATGIPFLDHMLAQIARHGRFDLTVTATGDLAVDAHHTVEDVGIALGRALRDALGDGAGIRRFASAHAPLDEALVLAVADVSGRPFLHYGVPVARQRLGAYDTDLTEEFFRAFAVNAGITLHLVLLHGRNAHHIVEAAFKALALALDRATELDPRIRDVPSTKGTLA; this is encoded by the coding sequence ATGAGCCGACGCGGGCGCGTGGTCCGGGAGACGGGCGAGACGCGCGTGGACGCCGCCTGGGCGGTCGACGGGACCGGCCGAAGCGACATTGCGACCGGGATCCCGTTCCTCGACCACATGCTCGCCCAGATCGCCCGCCACGGCCGGTTCGATCTCACGGTGACCGCGACCGGCGACCTGGCCGTGGACGCCCACCACACCGTCGAAGACGTCGGGATCGCGCTCGGCCGCGCGCTGCGGGACGCGCTCGGCGACGGCGCGGGTATTCGGCGATTCGCGTCCGCGCACGCGCCGCTTGACGAAGCGTTGGTGCTGGCGGTGGCCGACGTGAGCGGGCGGCCGTTTCTCCACTACGGCGTGCCCGTGGCGCGCCAACGCCTCGGCGCCTACGACACCGATCTCACCGAGGAGTTCTTCCGGGCGTTCGCGGTGAACGCCGGGATCACGCTGCACCTCGTGCTGCTGCACGGTCGGAACGCCCATCACATCGTCGAGGCCGCGTTCAAAGCGCTGGCCCTGGCGCTCGACCGCGCGACGGAACTCGACCCGCGCATCCGCGACGTGCCGTCGACGAAAGGGACCCTGGCGTGA
- the hisD gene encoding histidinol dehydrogenase codes for MDVVKLGEVSSARLQRILGRSSAEMFAPERIAHVRGIVEDVQRRGDPAVVEYTQRHDGVTLPPDRLRVGREEFVQAHEAVDDGLRTALATSIDRARRYSEWLRPPQLAMDELEPGITVGVKWTPVESVGVYVPSGKGAFPSTFITMVTPAVVAGVEEIAVLVPPRKDGRADPALLVAADLLGVTQVFRANGVAGVAALAFGTATFPRVRLLGGPGNPYVTAAQIAVQAFGVRLLSVLGPTESMILADDSADPSRLALDLLNEAEHGKDSAAILVTASASLVDEVQAMLPRYLGQLPAWRREFAEAALSDCGGAVVAPTLDEAIAFVNLYAPEHLQVATRDPLATLGRIRNAGEVLLGQDTPFSAGNYALGVPAALPTGGFARVGSGVTVLSYLKTTSVAHLDARGLAAARPVVEHLGRYEDFPAHVLAVTARGQGE; via the coding sequence CGGATCCTCGGGCGCTCGAGCGCGGAGATGTTCGCGCCGGAACGGATCGCGCACGTGCGGGGGATCGTCGAGGACGTCCAACGCCGCGGCGACCCCGCGGTCGTCGAGTACACGCAGCGCCACGACGGTGTCACGCTGCCGCCGGACCGGCTACGCGTCGGCCGGGAGGAGTTCGTCCAGGCGCACGAGGCCGTGGACGACGGCCTTCGCACCGCGCTGGCCACGAGCATCGATCGCGCCCGTCGCTACAGCGAGTGGCTGCGGCCGCCTCAGCTCGCGATGGACGAGCTGGAGCCGGGCATTACGGTGGGCGTCAAGTGGACGCCGGTCGAGAGCGTGGGCGTGTACGTGCCGAGCGGCAAGGGAGCGTTCCCGTCGACGTTCATCACCATGGTGACACCCGCGGTGGTGGCTGGGGTCGAGGAGATCGCCGTGCTGGTCCCGCCGCGCAAGGACGGGCGCGCCGATCCGGCCCTGCTGGTCGCGGCCGATCTGCTCGGGGTCACGCAGGTGTTTCGCGCAAACGGCGTCGCCGGCGTGGCCGCACTCGCCTTCGGCACCGCGACGTTTCCGCGGGTGCGCCTCCTCGGCGGGCCGGGCAACCCCTACGTGACCGCCGCGCAGATCGCGGTGCAGGCGTTCGGGGTGCGGCTCCTCTCCGTGCTCGGCCCGACCGAATCCATGATCCTCGCGGACGACTCCGCGGACCCGTCCCGTCTCGCGCTGGATCTGCTGAACGAGGCCGAACACGGCAAAGACTCGGCGGCGATCCTCGTCACGGCGTCCGCCTCGCTGGTGGACGAGGTGCAGGCGATGCTGCCGCGCTATCTCGGACAGCTGCCGGCGTGGCGGCGTGAGTTTGCGGAGGCGGCGTTGAGTGACTGCGGCGGCGCGGTCGTCGCGCCGACGCTTGACGAGGCCATCGCGTTCGTGAACCTGTACGCGCCCGAGCATCTCCAGGTCGCGACCCGGGATCCGTTGGCGACCCTCGGCCGCATCCGGAACGCGGGCGAGGTGCTGCTCGGCCAGGACACGCCATTCTCCGCCGGCAACTACGCGCTCGGCGTGCCCGCCGCGCTGCCGACCGGCGGGTTCGCGCGGGTCGGATCCGGCGTGACCGTCCTCAGCTATCTGAAGACGACCTCGGTCGCGCATCTGGACGCGCGTGGGCTCGCCGCCGCCAGGCCGGTTGTGGAACACCTCGGGCGGTACGAAGACTTCCCCGCGCACGTGCTGGCCGTGACGGCGCGGGGACAGGGCGAATGA